A DNA window from Bradyrhizobium sp. CCBAU 53421 contains the following coding sequences:
- a CDS encoding thermonuclease family protein, with product MSPYERINPYRGTGRPPFRRSPWGRRVSAALPWVFVLGIAVGSTLPIRQYVPQWMPLPSHWSLNRSRDAEMIWQRAGTPDARHAVDVVRTIDGDTFEARVHLAPGPDFYTRVRLRGIDAPELKASCARELQMAQAATVALRDLLGQGDVAIYNVGPDKYQGRVVADVATRKTDNVSAALLAAGHARAYNGGHRFGWCGTFAR from the coding sequence ATGTCCCCATATGAGAGAATAAATCCTTATCGTGGGACGGGACGTCCGCCCTTCCGCCGCTCGCCTTGGGGCCGCCGCGTCTCGGCGGCGCTGCCCTGGGTGTTCGTGCTCGGCATCGCCGTCGGCAGCACATTGCCGATCCGCCAATATGTGCCTCAATGGATGCCCTTGCCGTCGCACTGGTCGTTGAACCGGTCGCGCGATGCCGAAATGATCTGGCAGCGAGCCGGCACGCCTGACGCTCGCCATGCTGTCGATGTCGTCAGGACCATCGATGGCGACACGTTCGAGGCGCGGGTGCATCTCGCGCCGGGCCCCGATTTTTACACGCGGGTCCGGCTGCGTGGCATCGATGCGCCGGAGCTGAAGGCGTCCTGTGCGCGCGAATTGCAAATGGCGCAGGCGGCGACGGTGGCGCTGCGCGATCTGCTCGGCCAGGGTGATGTCGCGATCTACAATGTCGGTCCCGACAAATATCAGGGACGCGTCGTTGCCGATGTCGCGACCAGGAAGACCGACAATGTCTCGGCTGCGCTGCTCGCGGCCGGTCATGCCCGCGCCTATAATGGCGGGCACCGCTTCGGCTGGTGCGGAACTTTTGCGCGGTAG
- a CDS encoding DUF1674 domain-containing protein codes for MSEKSPSPSPPEPAPRKPLTPAAERALAEAAARRKAAEELAAKDAAARPKEFQGPKGPEPTRYGDWETKGIASDF; via the coding sequence ATGTCTGAGAAATCGCCATCGCCCTCGCCGCCGGAACCCGCGCCGCGCAAGCCGCTGACGCCGGCCGCGGAGCGTGCGCTCGCCGAGGCCGCGGCGCGGCGCAAGGCCGCCGAGGAGCTGGCCGCGAAGGATGCGGCCGCGCGGCCGAAGGAATTCCAGGGCCCGAAGGGGCCGGAACCGACGCGCTACGGCGATTGGGAGACCAAGGGCATCGCCTCGGACTTCTGA
- a CDS encoding L,D-transpeptidase: MSMKFAVAFAATLGAVVVMSQTAEARPEMVGIHADNYEPGTIVVKTNERRLYLILDSGHAMRYPVGVGKSGKQWAGTTKIDGKYRNPAWSPPAEVKRDKPSIPDVIAGGSPRNPMGVAAMTLAGGEYAIHGTNVPGSVGGFVSYGCIRMLNTDITDLYSRVSVGTTVVVTR; encoded by the coding sequence ATGTCGATGAAGTTTGCGGTGGCGTTCGCTGCCACCCTTGGTGCCGTTGTTGTGATGTCGCAGACGGCCGAAGCGCGGCCGGAAATGGTCGGAATCCACGCCGACAATTATGAGCCGGGCACCATCGTGGTGAAGACCAACGAACGGCGGCTCTATCTCATTCTCGATTCCGGCCACGCGATGCGTTACCCGGTCGGCGTCGGCAAGTCCGGCAAGCAATGGGCCGGCACCACCAAGATCGACGGCAAATACCGCAACCCGGCCTGGTCGCCGCCCGCCGAGGTCAAGCGCGACAAGCCGAGTATCCCGGACGTGATCGCCGGCGGCTCGCCGCGTAACCCGATGGGCGTCGCCGCGATGACGCTAGCCGGCGGCGAATACGCCATCCACGGCACCAACGTGCCCGGTTCGGTCGGCGGCTTCGTCTCCTACGGCTGCATCCGCATGCTGAACACTGACATCACCGACCTCTACTCGCGCGTCTCGGTCGGCACGACTGTCGTCGTCACCCGCTGA